The nucleotide sequence taaagattttatcaattttttataaCTTTCTGGGAAACAAAGTTGACGATATGACACGGTACGTAGATCATCGATATGTTTGTCAAAGAATTCTTACGAATATGAGTAGCAGAGCCCTATACCCTATAACAAGTTCGCTACTGAGCATCGATCACCCCTAATAGGAGTAAAAAAAACCGTTCTTAGCGATATTTAAATGGGAAGAATATTCCAGAATCCAAtatctgtaggggaaagtgggacacctttgaatgtggggcagctttgtaattgggatttttcttctatgtataaatggaactgagccatatcataatgaaaTTTACCTTTTCAATCTGTTGGCACATCTTTGAATTTCAAAACTGGCCcatattcaaaggtgccccacttccccttacttATTTCAGCGTATTTATGAGATGATGTAACTTCTgggttgaaaatttttaaggaAGGCTTGAAGAAGAaatctaggggaaagtaggcatggttcgcatagagtgaaccttcaaacgatgcgaattttctctttgtttgcaacgagctgacctaccatttctcatctcgtttcatgagcttaataatgatctatcttatggctaagaaatgacgaactagatctttgcaaacaaagagaaaatttgcgttgtttgaaggttcactctgtgctaaccatgccaacattcccctatagaaTTACAGGAACAGTTGAGGCATATTTAAGATTCTCAGGATTCACAGAGAGCCCCCCAACCCTTTTATAAGAATATTTCTACTTCTTCAATCCCAAAAAACTTCAAGGTGGTGTGCTTGGGTTCCGTGTTCTCACGACAGACGAACAGATCCTGAACtgtgaaattgaaaaaacttcatTTACTTgaaacggacggacggacgggaaaggtttttagccatccatatattcctgatcaggaagtgtcaaaacacattctggcaaagtttggggccgatcggaggacatgagattttgttaggattatagtaggtgagattgttaagaatttcacctaataTAAGGATTGGCGGGTTTTGTCAGGGATGAGACAGCTGTTGTATCACCAAGAAGGAGCTTATCTATTCACACAACAGACGGATTTTACGACAGACAAATTACATCTAGACCGTAGAAGAATATCTTCacctttcttcttcttctccttcTAACTCAACACAAAAAGTAGTTGATTAAGGCATAATCGTTGGCCTTCTGAAATATAGGGTTAAGTGAAAAACTCAACATCGAATTAAACATTACGTGGGACTTAGGTGATCTAAACATGGATTGTCGAGATTAAGAGGGGGTGGGTCGAGTCTACAATTAACTACTCCTAAGCACTTATGCCCATCacatcattaaatttcgttctgtaaacatgtttttgacatttcagtgataGTGAACAAAATGTAAATCTAGGTATATCACTCATTCTTataggcagtttcgaaaacacGTACATATAGTCGTTACCATTTGGAAATATTTACATAGGGTTGAAGAAGCACCTGTTTGACAgggaacagttttttttagcaaattcgtcataatatgaaatttatttaatgtaggggaaagtgcccatgcttgataccattggcagcttcgtaatgactaaatttttcctatgtttctcaataaacgtgactccgcaatatattttaaaaactggccactttcccatagtttttacaATCTGGTTGCGATGAgttacatatatattgtgaagcataaaaaatttagtcaatacGAAGCTTCCCATGATATCAAGCctgggcattttcccctatcttacaaaatgcaagtaataggggatctcagtggcgcaataggcaagaccgttggctcttgcgCGGATAGATCCCCGGCTTGAGTCACAGTGGAACAGTGGAAATCACAGTGTGGGTTCGAGTCTCGCCCGGTGCAAAgctctgaatgtttagaaagaGATATTTTCACTCTGATATGACGtcataaaaatgcaccgcctctacACAAAAACACTCCGGAaatatggaagaagcatccacattacGAGGAAGGCGTTTCTGGTTAATCTACGATTTGCAGGTAATATGGCGTAATATcaaaaagttctaaaaattgttaaaaatgttttgtagatatgatgaagaggacatccatccttgaaacgtcgtgaagaattaaagagaaaaagttaagaaaggtctatttttccgttcacaatctgctacaacctattagaccgaaaattcctCCAATATGGCGTTGTTTCATTAATCTACCTTAAGGATAggtattcaaatttcatatccaaaATGGTACAAAATATTTAGAGGGTACCATAATAGATCATGATACCTTTTCTTAAACTGCCAATATAGTGCAACCCTACAATCCACTTTACCCATATCAGACATTGAGGTTTCAGTCAACCATAAGTCCATCTAAGGTTTACGTTTCTACAATTTTCTGATTTACGTTTctacaattttgatttttaagacTAAAGATTAAAGATTGACAATAATTCTTTTTTGTTCAAATCTTGTGAAAAGGACGTTTCTTCATatagaatatgaaaaaaattgtgtCGATATGGGAAATAGCATCgttttgataaactttttattctGGCAAATTTGCACTCATTAAGATCTGATGGATTTAAAATTTGAcaaactaaataaatattttttttttctttttaattctaattatccaaaatcattttcttttccaaaatttgtcttttttctGTTGTGGCATTGAATTTAGACAAGATTcctatgaaaataaaaataattccactTGCCTAACTTTTAattctttcgtctcctttgggactctgggtactcacggaaaaaataatgtttttggactatttagaatcgataaaaatccgattcttgtggatgattacaaactataaggatgtccaaatctaggatattttttgcaggatcctaattaactcctgagcttagatatttttggtcaaaaatcgtgaattttcgattttctgcttccttgcagatattgtgacttttcgatatttctagaccagaataaggaaaaacctctcggggccaataagtatgataactaataATTACAGATTGcacaaattcgaaaaatatttttttcttaaattttcaaaaaacttgttcaaactttatgggcaCTCTCGTCCCcgaaaatctagaggtcaaatgtaaggttatcccgccattgtccgccatttgctttttgacaccaatcttgtaacaaaattccaagtGGAAGcgacttttttgccaatatggccgataattttgacatttgacagcgcgggagattgctttcggggaagttcttcctgtttttcctgattttaatgaattctgattgtcgatGAAGTGTTTTtctggctcttgagaaagcttaatgtgtctgcaataacatcgtgttgagagaaatgtgttttaaagtgtttttgtgtgaaatattttaatgaatctgtTGGCAAGTAGGAATTTagtgtcttttttagcacttcctggacatcccacaagatactggtcaataattcttcttgttttagtgatcaacattgtaaaggagtcatttgacacgcaaaaataattcacaaaattgatattattggcttttggaaaattgaagtttgtctccttttcgttcttttggggacgagagtacccatgagttttccaatttcccagaggcggaaaaacttctttctctacaaaagtataatatttgaccactaagacttacaataaagtgaattttactgaaattcgttcgctagatatgttgtggtccggaaagagttaattatCATTAAAAACTACTCCTTTTAGTTTGTAAGAATTATGTGATACAGTTATTTTAAAACCTATGCATTATTATTAATGATATTACACACATAATAAAGTTATGTAACCACATAAATACTTTGTTTTACATTATAAACAAGGATTTGCACTACTGTTTTTTAAAAGTtcgtcaaaaggatgttgtccTATCAAATGTGAAAACGTTTTATTAAATCAGTGCTCTAACAGTTTAGTGAATTTTTGGTAAACAGCGTTACAAACCTTTCGCTTTGTAGTgaaatcaataataaataaattagtgaATTAGATGTACGAAGCACATATATATCAAAAAAGATTGGCATAGTTTCTAAGTGAACGTTGCgtaactaaatatttttattatcataGCAAATCTCGAAGTTTATCAATTCTGAAAGTAAATGTTGGAGGCGTTGGTTTGTTGAAAAGATATTCTTCCACGAAGAAGTTTTGTTAGAAAGACGACAAAAAAGATCTTGTCAAAAGTTTGGTATAAGGATGACCTTTATCTATAAATGCTTCATAGTTAATAGGTTTGATTATTAGTGGTATCGCGTCGtttatttgttcaatttgcATTTTAAGAATATGTTAGCTATTTGTACataaacgtgaaaatttttgaatttttttttaacttggtCCAGTTAAAGAAGGTATAGGAATTCCTcttagaattaattaaaaatcaataaattatattgCTGTCCCTTTAGAGTTGGAGCAATAAAACATGGGCAGACGATGAGAAATTGCACCCTGTGAAATTACGCGTCAATTTACCCGGTTTACAATCGCTTTTAATTTCCTTCGACACGTCTCAGAGAACCAaaaagaaatggaaaaaataaagTTCATGGAAAAATTTCGCTCTCAAGCGACTTTATGGATGTTTACAGAAAATGCAAAACACCGATTGTGGTAGTTGTTACGAAAAATTGGGTTAATAGTCGTATATGCGAAAAGTCCCTCCAGACAATTTAGTCATCGTGTGTCGTAAAATTCTGAGAGGATTCTTAAGAAAAGCAAGACAAGTGCGCGGGAAAAAAGAGGAATTTGATACATcatgaaatattcaattcatCGCCTTGGCGCACACCACAATTTGTAAGATCGACGATCATAGGAAGAATAGGAGTTGAAAAAGGAAACGATGATTGATCCACAATGATCCAATGATATTTCATGGCTTATTAATGACTTTTCGAGTATTCCCTGTCTCCCTATTCTTTCACCATGCAATCTTCATCGATATCTCTTGGTGATCTTCACGTTCACATAGTGATCTTCAAGTGATTCTCCAtgctaatttaaataatatccaGTAGTTTTCACTTCAACCTCATGGCATTTGAAGTGGATTAAGCCAATGAAGATATAAGAGTCGTATAACAACTTTTTAGCATAGACGAACACCGTGTCATAAAGTGCTCAATTGCACTTTCACTCAGGTATAAAACTTTGCTTGGGATCAGTTTGTTCTCACACGACTTTTATGATCGTGCTGAGTAGGTGCAAAAACCCATACTGCGGGTGATCATAAGTTGAGGAACCATTGAATGTATGCgatcacaaaaaaatctttagaaaaaacacacccCAAAGAAACACATTTTACTAAAAAGGGTTAAGAGGAtcacctaatttttttttcacaagttcATTGAGACTATTTCACCAAATGGTTTAACGTTTTATGTATTTTAACACCATCCCTCgaagaaattttgaaagaacACCATCCCAGTTCTAGGAAGATTTTAACATGAGATAAATTTTAGGACAGAATTTTTTCTAGAGCGATCCTTTTGTTCCCTccaaattgtaatatttttccgAAAGACGAGAGAAAGGCAATAAACATGCATTTTAGTCCCTCAGAGTTTCAATaaaaacttgcaaaaaaatagGACTGTGACAATTATTTTTACAGCATAATGTCATCTATTGCTTTATTGGTATGACAGAAGGACCTTGGATGTTTTTACAGACGAAGAATAAATTCTGGTGAAATTCCACTAATTCCCTCAACTTTGATATCCACCGCACCATAATAAACTTCCACCCCCAAGATCACCTTTTGGAGCATTCCGATAGAATGGAATTTAAACTACAACAGGAATTCACGGGGAGGATGAAGtcgaaaataaagaaataaaatttcaagaatcttgtCTCGTCACTGCCCAAAAAGTGTGTTGTATTTTGGACACGATCATCTTCGATCTCCTATGGTCAAAGAATACGCAAGGGTCGTCTAAGAAGTTATTGCATTAGAAGAGAGTTCATTTTATCTGGTAAATTTTTCTACGTAATTTTTACTTCCAAAACTAATTTGGAATTAAGGgttaactatttattttttattgttaaaaactATTATGTACAACTATTCCATACTTTTACTTATGGTTTCGAGAATCATGAATATAGTATATTATGGCTAGGCTACGTGCTAATGAATGATATAAAGTAAACAGTTCTATAATGGATCTTTGGCGTAGTATGAAGAAGAGTGATTTCAGATCCTTACCCATTAGGTATATGCGCTACTATAAAGTTTTGTTAAGCAAATATTTCTAAATCGGTTCCAGTGCACTAGTTATCTACTCAGTTTGGACGAAGACGAtcttgcttaaccctttaaggacgattggaacactggtgccccataaagaaaatgatttttccctgactacctaaagttatttttttcttatgtctgtacataattgcaaagtgGAAGATTGAAgaaatcaagaatatttttttgcaaatctctagctCTTTGTTACGTAGTAAATatataagctcaaaaatggagaatttttaaattctcaaacttataatagattttatttatttttatacttccaatagCAAACCCCTTTTgccaataaaaactacaatactcatatagtaaggccatgtaactccgacgattgcaaaactcggatgccgcgaccgatttaactccgatacatccacttaaaatataatttatatttttaattctgtaattaattactggagtatcataatataactattctactttaagaaaaaccaaaaattatatttttatcggtttaataagtgggtaaaagaaatattttttaagctcgggtcagctgggttgtgtactaaaaatttaatttctgagaaaattttgctgttgacagctcgtcgctggaaaaagtttagtgttttttctatataataaaacattatttgcaatcaaaattattaataaaagttagtgtagttattgatctacaaggtgagtaagagtttattgataatatattaataattcttacagaaataagtgatttttgtgaatgtttacatttcgatgcaagtcggatgcggtgaaagtcaatgttttggttagGAATTTGCATtattcaggactctttttctgtttcagatgccaaagggaacaaaagaaaagacctataaggacaagcccgactctaaggaaggtcttaggaatgccttgcagtgtgtacgagatggttctaccatagcatatgcatccaaaacatttaatgtcccaagaacaacactgcataacaaattgaccggcaaatacccagaggagtgcccaaatgcaatggcaggccaacaattctttcaaaagaacaggaaaaagaacttgtcaaatggatcctgggatgtgcggatggctagcatcccatcgggaaggaacaagttctggacagcgttaaactcatctgtgaggtctacaaaattccaaaccattttacagctggaagacccggagacgtttggttcaggaattttcttaagcgtcatccagagctcagcatgcgcaagccaaaatccttctcattggaaagagctactgttactgctgaagacctcacggaatggtttcagaattgtcttggatatttcacagaacacaaccttctgagcatttcaccagaccgtgtttttaattgcgacgaaagtgcattctttttgacaccggaagatggaaatgtcctgtccaggagaggttcacgtgtagttccatctcttaaaaattcaggaccgaagcaatgtatcacagtactcttcatggtgtcagctactggcgaacttgctcctccaatggctgttcataaaactgacattactccaaaaattgccattcacaacgcagaaggatggaaaatgggaacgtcaccacagagtggctggatggatgggccacttttctatgctggtctttatttcccgaaaattgttttccaacattcagaggagtccattatcaataaccagcacgatcaggccaccgacaataatccttcaaatgatccagtcatccctggaaaccaactctctgcaacttctgagactcaaccgatcttcgacacactaaaacaatgctatttctggccaggagaaattccaaaacgtcgtcagaagaagagggtcaaagccagcaatgtgaaacaccagtatattgtatcttccgaggaaattatcgcggaacaggaggaaaaattgaggcaggatttacaaaaaaagaaagaaattgtttaacggaagttgaccagagagaggaacaaaaaataagggcagaagaaaaggagataaaactaaaggagaaaaacatggtaaaggaaaaggctcaaatgccaattgaagctgaaaagaaaaaacgtggaaggaagtcagccaagaaaaccgaggaaaaatcaaagaattgagtgcaatcttaaaataaataaaaatatatataattaaataataaattaattaaatgaattgatggaataaaactctaaaaaaaatgtttttgaaataatatcttctcatttttatgcattaaacttttccttaaaatgagcatccgagtttcatcgaattcaacggagttacaaaaaagcatcgcagtaacattcttgcgcatatattaatattatcggaattttattaattttcatcaatattattgctaaaattctatttctattatgattctaaattaaacaaagaataattctattgatttggattggggaaaaaatatttcatcagtccaaaaacaagcattaaagtcgcactctatgaaaagtatccggattacctctctttactatacgtaatatttttcattaaagcgaaaaatattattcattggcatTGTCATACGAATTACTTAAATTtctgggctatttttgtccctatcgttcatagaagcacaaaatacaccgaatcagtctctgttggactttccaaggttagatgtaagacttatcattaattatgtttcccagtttaatttttattgttgattttcagtccgtaaaaagtatctcgtcgttaaagggttaataatctTTTATTGGGTATAACTTCATGCTTCAAGAACAAGAGGCCGAGCCAGCCATTGATGAATTGATGACCAAGAACGTGTGATTAATAAAGATTTAGACTAATCAGGGACTGCTGCTCTTGAGCTACATACCATCGCTAGTTCTGTTAAGAACTAGACCTCCCTATAATTTTTGAGTACTTATTCCAATATCACACCATCTACTTCTCAGACAATCTCTTGGTCTAACATCATCTGACTTCTTGATCAGTTATGGATCTAGCATTGGAAATATTTGCTAATTGTACGTCAGCCAGGATTATCTCTCCGCAATGTGGATACCTCTTTCGTGATctcaaacatttatttatttatttgcctCGAACGAGACTTTAACTCACAACTGCTAGCCGATTCAGAGTTGACTTTTTTGCTGATTGCGTCGTAATATTCTCAGGTGTCATAAAAAGTCCATATCAAACTCACTACAGAACTTTACGTAATCAGTTAACTTTGGCTTCCCTTGAAGTTAGTTTTTCATGAAGTTACAGTTTGTCTATGGACAGGTTTATTACTTTCGGATGCGTTGCAACTAGGCTTTCAATTGGAACTAATATATCTTTTTATCGTAACACTTAAGACAGTGAAGCCATCAGTCGCACTGTCCAAGAACATAAGGTCCCAAATAGACCCTGACTGATTCCTGAGAATATTCCTCGAGAATACCACAAATCTGTAAAATTTGGAAGTAAAGGATTAAGTAAAGAAAATtcatgcaaaggacctctaaacTATGATCAGAAGACCTTAGTGTGTGACAGcttttactgacaaattttagAGGTTAAAAATGCTTGAGTATCAGCCTGAGTGTATTTGGTCCTTAACACTCTTATCAATTACATTATTGATCCCTCTAGCTttggaattaattttaattcatatacTGAACGAAGTTAAGACCGATATGACACCAGTACAATCCACAgctatataattttaaatgacGTACCCGTCAGAGTTATTAGAGTCAAAGCCAAAACCACTATCCCACTAACACCTTCCTTAAATGTAATCTAATCTTTGAGAGTCTTTGTTGGAATTACCCCTAGCCCCTAAAGCGGCCTTTAgattaaaggtttagcccagttcccaaatgtctccaaatattaaataacgatcatttttttttgttttttgagaacctaataagttatttatttataataagctaatcctaagttaaaatttaccaaaaaatgtAATCAATAAGGAATTAGAATACTTAAGACATAaggctaagtctcaggtctgaagcccgtataagactcAAAGGCATATATGGTATCTTTAAGAAACAAGTTAGTGGATAAAAAGTACACTGactgggagaaatccgaaaaagttaaaataacattccgaaaatgtttatttgaccctgcagtattgatccgaaatcggtgtaaatattatgctttttaggtgtattaggggttaaagttaccctttttcatgttaattttacccttaaaaaggtgtaaaattaaaattaaaaaatgttgatatatttttaaatgttgatatattttgtagaaaatatGGCAAAACTCATATTTCCGGATGCCAGGTTCTGATTGACCTCGATCTTGAGTTCTTGATTATTGTCCTTTGCATTTCAATTTCACTGTTTgataaattatgaaaaactaTAAGCTCTAGAACTTTTGGTGCGACCATACTTTGGGGATTCCGTGATCGAGACAGACAAGTTTTCGATCCAGAGGGTTTTCTGAAGTGATCTTGAGGTCGACTGCGGGACTCACTGTCTCCTTAGTGACactttttttcttgcaaaaaatgATCACTTTTTCTAcatgattattttttaaaggattGCTCTTATCGCTGATGATCGTACAAGTTGATCTCTAACGTAAATATTTGTGCACAAGATGGAAATTTCAGTTGAAGGGTGCACATGTATTTGAAGGTAGTGTCGGCAGTTAATGCTAAAGGAAGGGTTGTCCGAAGATCATAAATTTGAGGATGAAACGATTACATGAGAGGGTGCGACAAAAGGACAAGGAGATGCATAAGGAATCTTCTTGTGGGCACGTTATGACCATATTTGATGATCTGTTTGGTCAGACTCCACCAGACACAATGGTTGGGATTTCTCAGTCCTATATGGTCTTGACTTGGGATTTGTTGGTTTTGTTCCTCCGCCAAATCAGTCCTGAGT is from Phlebotomus papatasi isolate M1 chromosome 1, Ppap_2.1, whole genome shotgun sequence and encodes:
- the LOC129798986 gene encoding uncharacterized protein LOC129798986 codes for the protein MRKPKSFSLERATVTAEDLTEWFQNCLGYFTEHNLLSISPDRVFNCDESAFFLTPEDGNVLSRRGSRVVPSLKNSGPKQCITVLFMVSATGELAPPMAVHKTDITPKIAIHNAEGWKMGTSPQSGWMDGPLFYAGLYFPKIVFQHSEESIINNQHDQATDNNPSNDPVIPGNQLSATSETQPIFDTLKQCYFWPGEIPKRRQKKRVKASNVKHQYIVSSEEIIAEQEEKLRQDLQKKKEIV